The following coding sequences lie in one Asterias amurensis chromosome 18, ASM3211899v1 genomic window:
- the LOC139950872 gene encoding UPF0415 protein C7orf25 homolog, which translates to MDESTQEALQRLLIRAQGLLARAQILQAKEAGISGIGKLIKKVQSELTFVKSLKDGTIALKENQLKSTNLSHLEGIIHSIESFGHVISVLHPFHFEGCHGNENTVIVDVVGHGGASWVKITARKAKALHRIWEGEGEYGEHDIVEQAEQYLQASHQHPLNYNPPTVNVVFYGGVTKAIVDDLDELGIRSHGHVFASIGESENYPLQLPTIATPEVPTNASLLGNGERPKVNLDVTTLVALVSDLTHGGCWHAFQEPLIQELADQERDRPLVTEVEQFLKDKDLFACQTAITDFRNILHTIAGPREKERAQALLERISVIDDEPTERAAVMEESHRIKHRAKVIFGTGDKIKAVTITANVGFVRAAINRGVTFAVHIHQSRALTEKKQNSALIGKANLQPSTEDAVCDKLSAQHTEQESIRSECGTKDGAGAPPYAPPVVSSLQSRAESIST; encoded by the exons ATGGATGAGTCTACCCAGGAAGCATTGCAGCGTCTTCTGATCCGAGCCCAAGGACTTCTGGCCAGAGCTCAGATTCTGCAGGCAAAAGAAGCTGGCATCTCTGGCATCGGAAAGCTCATCAAGAAAGTCCAGTCGGAGCTCACGTTTGTCAAATCG CTCAAGGACGGCACTATCGCCCTGAAAGAGAACCAGCTTAAAAGCACCAACCTGAGCCACCTGGAGGGGATCATCCACAGCATCGAATCATTCGGTCACGTCATCAGCGTCCTGCATCCCTTCCATTTTGAGGGTTGCCATGGTAATGAGAACACCGTCATTGTTGATGTCGTAGGTCACGGTGGGGCATCGTGGGTAAAGATTACAGCACGCAAGGCCAAGGCTCTGCACAGAATATGGGAAG GAGAGGGTGAATACGGGGAACATGACATCGTTGAGCAAGCTGAACAGTATCTCCAAGCTAGCCACCAGCATCCACTCAACTACAACCCTCCGACGGTCAACGTCGTCTTCTATGGAGGGGTGACCAAAGCCATAGTGG acGATCTAGATGAACTTGGCATCCGGTCACATGGTCACGTCTTCGCAAGTATTGGAGAGAGCGAGAATTATCCCCTTCAGCTTCCAACGATAGCGACCCCCGAAGTT CCCACCAACGCCTCTCTCTTGGGCAACGGCGAGCGCCCCAAAGTGAATTTGGATGTGACAACTCTAGTGGCACTGGTGTCGGACCTGACCCACGGAGGCTGCTGGCATGCCTTCCAAGAACCCCTCATTCAGGAACTCGCCGATCAGGAAAGAGACCGCCCTCTAGTGACAGAGGTAGAACAGTTCCTTAAAG ATAAGGACCTTTTTGCTTGCCAGACAGCGATTACCGACTTCAGAAATATACTTCATACCATCGCCGGACCACGAGAGAAGGAACGAGCCCAGGCGTTGCTTGAGAGGATCAGCGTTATTGACGACGAACCGACTGAACGGGCTGCAGTTATGGAAGAGAGCCACAGAATAAAGCACCGAGCTAAG GTGATCTTTGGGACTGGTGACAAAATTAAGGCTGTTACAATAACAGCAAATGTGGGCTTTGTGCGAGCAGCTATTAACAGA GGCGTCACCTTTGCCGTTCATATACACCAATCAAGAGCGTTGaccgaaaagaaacaaaacagcgccctcattggcAAGGCAAACTTGCAACCCTCTACAGAAGATGCAGTATGCGATAAGTTATCAGCCCAGCACACCGAGCAAGAAAGTATACGATCCGAATGCGGTACCAAAGACGGCGCAGGTGCCCCGCCCTATGCCCCACCCGTCGTTTCATCGTTACAGTCGCGGGCAGAGAGTATATCTACATGA